One Podarcis muralis chromosome 1, rPodMur119.hap1.1, whole genome shotgun sequence genomic window carries:
- the BMF gene encoding bcl-2-modifying factor isoform X4, with amino-acid sequence MNSYIEVTLTSVAMDLFPGEMDSPDYLEEDFSNLDGLEDDVFHSEDCGLASQPNEMTFPGIFTQSKSYNCLLGRFQLFPLTHCCGPGTRHAKQQDKATQTLNPSSSSQDVMLPCGVTEEPQRLFYGNAGFRLHVNPIGFSLSPHLREEPRESPQELRTEVQIARKLQCIADQFHRLHLQRHQQNRNQVWWQILLFLHNVALNMEANRHHAGRR; translated from the exons ATGAATTCCTATATAGAAGTCACATTAACCTCAGTGGCAATggacttatttccag gtgAAATGGATTCCCCTGACTACCTGGAGGAGGATTTCTCCAATCTAGATGGGCTGGAGGATGATGTCTTCCACTCTGAAGACTGTGGACTTGCCAGTCAACCCAATGAGATGACATTTCCTGGCATTTTCACACAGAGTAAATCTTACAACTGCCTTCTGGGGAGATTCCAGCTCTTCCCACTTACACACTGTTGCGGCCCAGGCACCAGGCATGCCAAGCAGCAAGATAAGGCAACTCAAACCCTCAACCCATCCTCTTCTAGCCAGGATGTCATGTTACCTTGTGGAGTCACTGAAGAGCCCCAGAGACTCTTCTATG GGAACGCCGGGTTCCGTTTACATGTCAACCCCATTGGTTTCTCATTGAGTCCACACCTCCGGGAGGAACCTCGGGAAAGCCCACAGGAACTGCGAACTGAAGTTCAGATTGCACGGAAGTTACAGTGCATTGCGGACCAGTTTCACAGGCTGCACCTACAGAGG CACCAGCAGAACCGAAACCAGGTCTGGTGGCAGATCCTCCTTTTCCTCCATAACGTGGCGTTGAACATGGAGGCCAACAGACACCATGCGGGTCGGAGGTGA
- the BMF gene encoding bcl-2-modifying factor isoform X5 → MNSYIEVTLTSVAMDLFPGEMDSPDYLEEDFSNLDGLEDDVFHSEDCGLASQPNEMTFPGIFTQSKSYNCLLGRFQLFPLTHCCGPGTRHAKQQDKATQTLNPSSSSQDVMLPCGVTEEPQRLFYGNAGFRLHVNPIGFSLSPHLREEPRESPQELRTEVQIARKLQCIADQFHRLHLQRHDQRIGLMRSYEVRSRLHS, encoded by the exons ATGAATTCCTATATAGAAGTCACATTAACCTCAGTGGCAATggacttatttccag gtgAAATGGATTCCCCTGACTACCTGGAGGAGGATTTCTCCAATCTAGATGGGCTGGAGGATGATGTCTTCCACTCTGAAGACTGTGGACTTGCCAGTCAACCCAATGAGATGACATTTCCTGGCATTTTCACACAGAGTAAATCTTACAACTGCCTTCTGGGGAGATTCCAGCTCTTCCCACTTACACACTGTTGCGGCCCAGGCACCAGGCATGCCAAGCAGCAAGATAAGGCAACTCAAACCCTCAACCCATCCTCTTCTAGCCAGGATGTCATGTTACCTTGTGGAGTCACTGAAGAGCCCCAGAGACTCTTCTATG GGAACGCCGGGTTCCGTTTACATGTCAACCCCATTGGTTTCTCATTGAGTCCACACCTCCGGGAGGAACCTCGGGAAAGCCCACAGGAACTGCGAACTGAAGTTCAGATTGCACGGAAGTTACAGTGCATTGCGGACCAGTTTCACAGGCTGCACCTACAGAGG CACGACCAACGAATAGGCCTCATGAGGAGTTATGAAGTTAGGAGCAGGCTTCATTCTTAA